A genomic window from Candidatus Beckwithbacteria bacterium includes:
- a CDS encoding phosphomannomutase/phosphoglucomutase, with protein MPKNNVPSHIFRGYDIRAIAETELTDENVQLIMKAYATFLYRRQIRRVTIGHDNRLSGPRIHATAIKQLVDCGFEVIDIGLTLSQIIYFSSYHYLSKAGIMVTASHNPKEYNGFKLGVGYSDTLIGEEVQEIRRLAQEEEFEDWDQKGSVRQDDVYPAYEKYLLNLIPVSKKYTIVVDTCNSTPGAFIPKLLRAQGHTVIEQNTKLDGNFPSGTPDPTERENLERLSEGILKAKADAGFSYDADGDRLGIVDNKGRTVWNDNLVSLFAKDVIKHLPGSPIIYNTLCSKQVDDVITAAGGKPVMWLTGHSFIKAKVKEERSPFGGELSGHFFFMDNFMGHDDGAVASLRLLSYLANTNQTLAEAVDSLPKYISSPEIKFGCPDDRKFELIANEITDEVKKLMPQASYVSIDGIRADTKTAMIIVRASQNGPYITVKFEAKEQTEYDKLKVEIKKILQRYKEIDFASGVNTDALD; from the coding sequence ATGCCTAAAAACAATGTTCCTTCCCATATTTTCCGCGGCTACGATATCAGGGCTATCGCCGAAACAGAACTAACTGATGAAAATGTCCAGCTAATCATGAAAGCTTATGCCACTTTTTTGTATAGGCGGCAAATCCGTCGGGTTACTATTGGTCATGACAATCGTTTAAGCGGACCCAGAATTCATGCTACTGCCATTAAACAACTAGTTGACTGTGGTTTTGAAGTTATTGATATTGGTCTGACCTTATCGCAAATTATTTACTTTAGTAGCTACCACTACCTGAGTAAAGCTGGGATTATGGTCACAGCTTCTCATAACCCCAAAGAATACAACGGTTTTAAATTGGGAGTGGGCTATTCAGATACCCTAATCGGAGAAGAAGTTCAGGAAATTAGAAGACTAGCTCAGGAAGAAGAATTTGAGGACTGGGATCAAAAAGGTAGTGTCCGTCAGGATGATGTCTATCCGGCCTATGAAAAATATTTACTAAACCTAATTCCAGTTAGTAAAAAATATACCATTGTCGTTGATACTTGCAATAGCACTCCCGGAGCTTTTATCCCTAAATTATTACGAGCTCAAGGCCATACCGTCATTGAGCAAAATACTAAGCTGGATGGGAATTTTCCTAGCGGTACCCCCGATCCGACTGAGCGGGAAAACCTGGAACGACTCAGTGAGGGCATATTAAAAGCTAAAGCTGACGCTGGTTTTTCTTATGATGCTGATGGTGACCGTTTAGGCATCGTAGACAATAAAGGCCGCACGGTTTGGAATGACAATTTGGTATCTCTTTTTGCCAAAGACGTGATCAAACATTTACCTGGCAGTCCAATTATTTACAACACTCTGTGTTCAAAACAGGTTGATGATGTCATCACAGCTGCTGGCGGTAAACCCGTTATGTGGCTAACTGGTCACTCATTTATCAAAGCAAAAGTCAAAGAAGAACGCTCTCCTTTTGGCGGTGAACTATCCGGTCACTTTTTCTTCATGGATAATTTTATGGGCCATGATGATGGTGCAGTTGCCAGCTTACGTTTATTATCCTATCTAGCTAATACCAACCAGACTTTAGCTGAAGCGGTTGATAGTTTACCCAAATATATTTCCAGTCCGGAAATCAAATTTGGCTGCCCTGATGATCGCAAGTTTGAGCTTATTGCTAATGAAATCACAGATGAGGTTAAAAAATTAATGCCTCAAGCTTCGTATGTCAGCATTGACGGTATTCGGGCTGATACTAAAACTGCCATGATTATCGTTAGAGCCTCGCAAAATGGGCCTTATATTACCGTCAAATTCGAAGCTAAAGAACAGACTGAATATGACAAACTCAAAGTAGAAATAAAGAAAATTTTACAAAGATACAAAGAGATTGACTTTGCCAGTGGTGTCAATACTGATGCCTTGGATTAA
- a CDS encoding acyltransferase has product MKQRLTALDGLRGFAAFSVFLSHSNFDIKLFSSFPVLVYLFKFLQVGPNSVQILFVLCGFLMAYLYSEIPDIKIFYQKRYTRIFPVFAVICLGLFSMSLFRQYNTWFGRLISLALIALLYSGLWTLIRKLDKSYRIGKIIFWFFILLQIGTLLFDIYIIPHFTSYSEIIMPPLAKNVFTFLTNLTLSTPFIKNFSGYYGHFWSLAPEVLFYLLFPLVVLPLLFLTKKKSSLGPIVLLVIIKILFDLDKASFAFNSLSGVHFGRGTGFLFGVLVGHIYQNKGYLWKKIEKIFSLPFVNILLLLAFIFIQISDDLIRHGASYQMQNWYYLVSSFVIALLIFAAIIPKTLVCRIFSHKILIFYGLISYSLYLIHPMVIESAVQMFDKLMPFTLSQQLVNLGHLLISLPLSTAVAFGLYYLIERLYFTGKVKIKAIPISKLQNKTYSKSSIVLGFLIVCFLTFFIYSGSYAPSLLVYRHKTSDNFLKFNGEQTLLNNKIQIPFQAKEANLAIIYFTMRYSKDAYQTAHYKKEPATLVFRLLDSEKKLIFESKRSAYDIEGEPHFPFATPLLSDSAGKHYYVQLELLHGDKNDQVLANLSHSGMVSAYKITKNELIKKPYMYVLNRFFFVLQNPDALFVLAFAGLVSFALIVVKKT; this is encoded by the coding sequence ATGAAACAGAGATTAACAGCTTTAGATGGCTTAAGGGGTTTTGCTGCTTTTTCGGTCTTTCTTTCTCATAGTAATTTTGACATTAAGCTTTTTAGCTCTTTTCCTGTGTTGGTTTATCTTTTTAAATTTTTGCAGGTTGGCCCTAATTCGGTCCAAATCCTATTTGTTTTGTGTGGCTTTTTAATGGCTTATTTGTATTCAGAAATTCCCGACATAAAAATTTTTTATCAAAAAAGATATACCCGGATTTTTCCGGTTTTTGCAGTTATTTGCCTAGGTTTATTTAGCATGAGCCTTTTCAGACAATATAATACTTGGTTTGGGCGATTAATCTCCCTAGCTTTGATAGCTCTACTTTATAGTGGTTTATGGACATTAATAAGAAAACTAGACAAATCCTATCGTATTGGCAAAATTATTTTCTGGTTTTTTATACTGCTACAAATTGGCACCCTGCTTTTTGATATCTATATTATTCCTCATTTTACTAGTTACTCAGAAATAATCATGCCACCTCTGGCAAAGAATGTATTTACTTTTTTGACAAACCTTACTTTAAGCACACCATTTATTAAAAACTTTTCCGGATATTATGGTCATTTTTGGAGCTTAGCGCCTGAGGTGCTGTTTTATCTGCTTTTCCCATTGGTGGTTTTACCTTTACTTTTTCTCACCAAAAAAAAGTCATCGCTAGGGCCAATAGTGCTTCTTGTCATTATTAAAATTTTATTTGATCTGGATAAAGCCAGTTTTGCTTTCAATTCTTTAAGCGGTGTTCATTTTGGTCGAGGGACAGGCTTTTTATTTGGAGTATTAGTTGGGCATATATATCAAAACAAAGGTTATTTGTGGAAAAAAATTGAAAAAATATTTTCTCTACCTTTTGTTAATATCTTGCTACTACTGGCTTTTATTTTCATTCAAATTTCTGATGATTTGATCCGTCATGGTGCTAGTTACCAAATGCAAAATTGGTATTACTTAGTTTCTAGCTTTGTTATTGCCTTGCTTATTTTTGCAGCCATTATTCCCAAGACATTAGTGTGCCGGATTTTTTCTCATAAAATACTGATTTTTTATGGCTTAATTAGCTATTCTCTTTATCTTATTCATCCTATGGTGATTGAAAGTGCTGTCCAGATGTTTGACAAGCTAATGCCGTTTACTCTTAGTCAACAGCTGGTAAACTTGGGCCATTTGCTTATTTCTTTGCCTTTATCTACTGCTGTAGCTTTTGGCCTTTATTACCTAATTGAAAGATTGTATTTTACAGGTAAAGTTAAAATAAAGGCTATCCCAATAAGTAAACTTCAAAACAAAACATATTCTAAAAGTAGTATTGTTCTTGGATTTTTGATTGTTTGTTTTTTGACTTTTTTTATATATAGCGGTTCGTATGCTCCAAGTTTATTGGTGTATCGTCATAAAACTTCTGACAACTTTTTAAAGTTTAATGGTGAGCAGACACTGCTTAATAATAAAATCCAAATTCCGTTTCAGGCAAAAGAAGCTAATTTAGCAATCATTTACTTTACTATGCGCTATAGTAAGGATGCCTATCAAACTGCTCACTATAAAAAAGAGCCTGCTACTTTAGTGTTCCGGCTTTTGGATTCTGAAAAAAAATTGATCTTTGAATCTAAACGTAGTGCTTATGACATTGAAGGTGAGCCTCATTTTCCCTTTGCTACGCCACTGCTATCTGATTCGGCTGGCAAGCATTATTATGTTCAGTTGGAGCTACTGCATGGAGATAAGAATGATCAGGTTTTGGCAAACCTTTCTCATTCCGGTATGGTTAGCGCTTATAAAATTACTAAAAATGAACTGATAAAAAAACCATACATGTATGTGTTAAATCGATTCTTTTTTGTTTTGCAAAATCCAGATGCTCTATTTGTTTTGGCTTTTGCCGGCTTAGTTTCGTTTGCTTTAATAGTAGTAAAAAAAACTTAA
- the ruvA gene encoding Holliday junction branch migration protein RuvA: MIGYLKGQILTKSIQTLILNVNSVGYELTCPSQIIQSTQADQELELFVYTHVREDQLKLYGFSLQEEKAIFMAIIEVSGVGPKIALSILSAGNVEQIRTAIIQADLNFFTTIKGLGKKNAQKIIIELKNKIGSTQELDLKQEEASFSEDVIMALQSFGFLKRDIIKVLKEIDTTLPESQQIKLALQTLGK; encoded by the coding sequence ATGATTGGCTATCTTAAAGGTCAGATACTTACCAAGTCAATTCAAACACTAATTCTTAATGTCAATTCCGTTGGTTATGAACTCACTTGCCCTAGTCAAATTATTCAAAGCACCCAGGCGGATCAAGAGCTAGAACTATTTGTCTACACTCACGTTCGGGAAGATCAACTCAAATTATATGGTTTCAGTTTGCAAGAAGAAAAAGCTATCTTTATGGCCATTATTGAGGTTTCTGGCGTGGGCCCCAAAATTGCTTTATCAATTCTTTCGGCAGGTAATGTTGAACAAATCAGAACAGCTATTATTCAGGCCGATTTGAATTTTTTCACAACTATTAAAGGTCTAGGCAAAAAGAATGCTCAAAAAATCATTATTGAGCTAAAAAACAAAATTGGTAGCACCCAAGAATTAGATTTAAAACAAGAGGAGGCTTCATTTTCCGAAGACGTTATTATGGCCTTGCAAAGCTTTGGCTTTTTAAAGCGGGATATTATTAAAGTTTTAAAAGAAATTGATACTACTCTCCCCGAGTCACAACAAATAAAGCTAGCCTTACAAACATTGGGAAAGTGA
- the ruvB gene encoding Holliday junction branch migration DNA helicase RuvB translates to MPKKQTKPQASTEPLLDTLRPKRLSDFTGQNQIKKNLEVLIAASQKRGEPIDHTLFYGPPGLGKTTLANVIASEMGVSIRITSGPAIEKSGDLAAILTNLQEGDILFIDEIHRLNKTVEETLYPAMEDFCLDIVVGKGPAARTLRLDLPHFTIIGATTRIGAIASPLRDRFGAVYKLQFYDETDLRKIISRSASILKLAIDEAAARELAKRARQTPRIANRLLKRVRDFAQVDGLKTIDLAILDKALQVLEIDDLGLDHSDRIYLQTLCQKYSGGPVGLETLATTMADDAASIEEVAEPYLMQLGMVKRTRQGRVATKKAFEYLGIKQNS, encoded by the coding sequence TTGCCAAAAAAACAGACTAAACCTCAAGCATCAACCGAGCCATTATTAGACACATTAAGACCTAAGCGTCTTTCTGACTTTACTGGTCAAAATCAGATTAAAAAAAATTTGGAAGTTTTAATTGCTGCTTCTCAAAAACGTGGCGAACCCATTGATCACACTCTTTTTTACGGCCCACCCGGATTGGGAAAAACTACTCTGGCTAACGTGATCGCTTCAGAAATGGGAGTTTCAATCAGAATTACTTCCGGACCAGCTATCGAAAAATCAGGTGATCTAGCTGCCATTTTGACTAACCTCCAAGAAGGCGACATTTTATTTATCGATGAAATCCACCGACTTAATAAAACCGTGGAAGAAACTCTTTATCCAGCCATGGAAGATTTTTGTTTAGATATCGTAGTTGGCAAAGGTCCAGCTGCCAGGACGTTGCGACTTGACCTGCCTCACTTTACCATTATTGGCGCTACGACTCGGATTGGCGCGATTGCCTCTCCCTTACGAGACCGCTTTGGAGCTGTGTATAAACTGCAGTTTTATGATGAGACCGATTTGCGCAAAATTATTAGCCGCTCAGCCTCGATTTTAAAACTGGCTATTGATGAAGCTGCAGCTAGGGAGTTAGCTAAAAGAGCCCGGCAAACTCCTAGAATCGCTAATCGGCTTTTAAAACGGGTTCGGGATTTTGCTCAAGTTGATGGCTTGAAAACAATTGACTTAGCTATCCTAGATAAAGCTTTACAGGTTTTAGAAATAGACGATTTGGGTCTTGATCACTCTGACCGGATTTATTTACAAACCCTATGCCAAAAATATAGCGGCGGTCCAGTGGGTCTGGAAACTCTAGCTACCACTATGGCTGATGATGCTGCTTCTATCGAAGAAGTAGCTGAACCCTATCTGATGCAGTTGGGCATGGTCAAACGGACTCGCCAAGGCCGAGTGGCTACTAAAAAGGCTTTTGAATATTTAGGAATCAAGCAGAATTCTTAG